Proteins co-encoded in one Brassica rapa cultivar Chiifu-401-42 chromosome A02, CAAS_Brap_v3.01, whole genome shotgun sequence genomic window:
- the LOC103852250 gene encoding uncharacterized protein LOC103852250 translates to MGARPCGDDLGGLIVAYADTHAWTELDKMVRLELVCNSINHGKTLTIGASHGWVASLKEDGTLCLQDDINPYASYTDPKRIPLPPLVTLPHCQTKIITNVSMSSSSPEDDEDCVVAVKFLGPQLSFCKPAGKSRKPKWTSIKLENPCFYSSRVMFSKKHNMFRIPGSGGHLIRSWDPCNPSDDPKLQSVRFTNIPKLTNAEHNVMDSCSKSEHLVESRPTGETFLVKQYKQLAENDEGVAIMKTKFLRVYKLDDEGNAVQTRDMGDLVMFISMSEPFCVPSTSFPGMYTNNVYLYDYDENGYVDVAGTPFDMASAKGPLYSPYHIPPQDIGN, encoded by the coding sequence ATGGGCGCTAGACCTTGTGGAGACGATCTCGGAGGACTCATAGTTGCCTATGCAGATACACATGCCTGGACTGAACTGGACAAAATGGTACGTCTGGAGTTGGTGTGTAACAGTATTAATCATGGAAAAACGCTAACGATCGGGGCATCTCATGGGTGGGTAGCTAGTTTGAAGGAAGATGGAACCCTGTGTCTCCAAGATGATATAAACCCGTATGCATCGTATACAGATCCTAAACGCATCCCTCTGCCTCCTCTTGTGACTCTGCCACATTGTCAAACCAAAATCATCACCAACGTTTCAATGTCCTCATCTTCTCCAGAGGACGATGAAGACTGTGTCGTGGCTGTCAAGTTCTTGGGACCTCAGCTCAGCTTTTGCAAACCAGCCGGTAAGAGTCGTAAACCAAAGTGGACCAGCATCAAGCTCGAGAACCCTTGCTTCTACTCCTCCCGTGTCATGTTTTCCAAGAAACACAACATGTTTCGTATTCCGGGATCTGGAGGCCACCTCATCAGGTCATGGGACCCCTGCAATCCCAGCGATGACCCTAAGCTTCAGAGCGTTCGGTTTACTAACATTCCCAAGCTGACCAACGCTGAACATAATGTTATGGATTCGTGCAGCAAGAGCGAGCACTTGGTGGAGTCACGACCCACTGGTGAGACATTCTTGGTTAAGCAGTACAAGCAGCTAGCCGAGAACGATGAAGGTGTTGCcataatgaaaacaaaatttttaaggGTGTACAAGCTAGATGATGAAGGAAACGCAGTTCAGACTCGAGACATGGGAGATCTCGTCATGTTCATCTCAATGTCTGAACCTTTTTGTGTGCCTTCTACTTCTTTTCCTGGCATGTATACTAACAACGTTTACCTCTATGATTATGATGAAAACGGATATGTGGATGTGGCTGGCACCCCCTTCGACATGGCTAGTGCAAAAGGTCCACTTTATTCCCCTTATCATATTCCACCTCAAGATATCGGCAACTAG
- the LOC103851954 gene encoding uncharacterized protein LOC103851954 — MGGGGGRVMATAAKVAGIGVAKGGFRGGLGVPAAAANDQFNVRTTSVSKPVSASLSSAFHPSAEADAMVMQRTSWEDDWEFAEVETTTTIPRFVFSKPPSLEEAKEATDDLKDAINMVYTEGSNEAGSVSRMLSSFHLSDKRAVESAVPQVALNAFAFLSESSAAQSVVASIASDPKVWDAVMENSDLMKFLDTNTTAASTQVEAADNDDKAEDSSETESEEDSEAKPIQLLEILEDMKLKAVQLMENVSSYFGGLFRSESFTENGEERKRTLLNDPTSLFGLAVCVIFMVVMKRA, encoded by the exons atgggaggaggaggaggaagagtgATGGCGACGGCAGCTAAGGTAGCTGGAATCGGAGTCGCCAAAGGTGGGTTCAGAGGAGGACTCGGAGTCCCCGCCGCGGCTGCGAATGATCAGTTTAACGTTAGAACCACCTCCGTGTCTAAACCAGTCTCGGCTTCGTTGTCATCGGCGTTTCATCCTTCCGCCGAAGCAGACGCGATGGTTATGCAAAGGACGAGTTGGGAAGACGATTGGGAGTTCGCGGAAGTGGAGACAACGACGACGATTCCTAGGTTTGTTTTCAGCAAACCTCCTTCTCTGGAGGAAGCTAAAGAAGCCACCGATGATCTCAAAGACGCAATCAATAT GGTGTATACGGAAGGTTCAAATGAAGCTGGTTCTGTTTCCAGAATGTTGTCAAGTTTTCATCTTTCTGACAAGAGAGCTGTTGAATCAGCTGTTCCACAAGTTGCACTTAACGCATTTGCTTTTCTCAGTGAAAGCTCTGCCGCACAG TCTGTTGTTGCTTCCATTGCGTCTGACCCAAAAGTGTGGGATGCTGTAATGGAAAACAGTGATCTCATGAAATTTCTCGACACCAACACTACCG CTGCTTCAACTCAGGTTGAAGCTGCTGACAATGACGATAAAGCTGAAGATTCGAGCGAAACTGAAAGTGAGGAAGACAGTGAAGCAAAGCCAATCCAACTCTTGGAGATTCTGGAGGACATGAAGCTAAAAGCTGTTCAGTTGATGGAAAACGTCTCTTCCTACTTTGGTGGTTTGTTCCGGTCAGAATCTTTTACAGAGAATGGAGAAGAGAGGAAACGGACGTTGCTCAACGACCCTACTTCTCTCTTTGGATTAGCTGTTTGCGTTATCTTCATGGTAGTTATGAAACGTGCTTAA
- the LOC117131899 gene encoding uncharacterized protein LOC117131899, giving the protein MSLLLRRLGKLCHGKPAGAVIKRSSLLLSSNSNSSSSLLQTPPCFVLTVAPCGEDLGKLVIIKANEFFTITDLEKKVPLDLVDTDHLVGASNGWVATLKDGGIVRLQDDLNPFASDQNPKRILLPPLVTLPRCQTQMVTNMAMSSSSPEDEDCVVSLKFFGPQLSFCRPGGKPEWTNIRIANPCFYSSPVVFSKKHGMFRILASGGYLIGSWDARTDKKNKPKFQRLRFRNVPKLSKTKRELLNSCCTSEHLVESETTGETFLVKLYRRPWASGSEKMQTKALMVFKIDDEGNAVYTQDIGDLCIFISKSEPFCVPASSFPGMTSNRVDFLDFDENVCISVPDSNIIGGNCPYLAPYHIPPQTIV; this is encoded by the coding sequence ATGTCTCTGCTTCTCAGACGGCTAGGCAAGCTCTGCCATGGGAAACCTGCAGGGGCGGTGATTAAAAGATCATCACTTCTTCTTAGCTCTAATAGCAACTCATCTTCTTCATTGCTTCAGACGCCTCCTTGTTTTGTCCTCACAGTTGCTCCTTGTGGAGAGGATCTCGGAAAACTTGTGATTATTAAAGCTAATGAGTTTTTTACCATCACTGACTTGGAAAAGAAGGTACCTCTGGATCTGGTGGATACAGATCATCTGGTCGGGGCATCTAATGGGTGGGTAGCTACTTTGAAGGACGGCGGCATAGTGCGTCTCCAAGATGATCTAAACCCTTTTGCATCTGATCAAAACCCTAAACGCATTCTCCTGCCTCCTCTTGTCACTCTTCCTCGCTGCCAAACCCAAATGGTCACCAACATGGCCATGTCCTCGTCTTCTCCCGAGGACGAGGACTGTGTTGTCTCTCTCAAGTTCTTTGGGCCTCAGCTGAGCTTTTGCAGACCAGGAGGTAAACCCGAGTGGACCAACATCAGAATCGCAAACCCCTGCTTCTACTCATCCCCTGTCGTGTTTTCCAAGAAACACGGCATGTTTCGCATTCTCGCGTCTGGTGGATACCTTATTGGATCGTGGGATGCCCGCACTGACAAGAAGAACAAACCCAAGTTCCAGAGGTTGCGGTTTCGAAACGTTCCCAAGCTGAGCAAGACCAAACGTGAGCTTTTGAATTCGTGTTGCACGAGCGAGCACTTGGTGGAGTCAGAAACCACCGGTGAAACTTTCTTGGTTAAGCTGTACCGGAGGCCTTGGGCTAGCGGTTCAGAGAAAATGCAAACCAAAGCTTTGATGGTGTTCAAGATTGACGATGAAGGTAACGCAGTTTACACTCAAGACATTGGAGATCTCTGCATTTTCATCTCAAAGTCTGAACCTTTCTGTGTTCCTGCTAGCTCCTTCCCCGGCATGACCTCTAACCGCGTGGACTTCTTGGATTTCGACGAGAACGTTTGCATTAGTGTTCCCGATTCCAACATCATTGGTGGCAATTGTCCTTACCTAGCCCCTTACCATATTCCACCTCAAACTATTGTCTAA
- the LOC103851953 gene encoding uncharacterized protein LOC103851953, translated as MGLGLKIASFRVLGLSVLRLLIVGASNGWVATLKDGGIVRLQDDLNPFASDTNPKRIPLPPLVTLPRCQTQMVTNMAMSSSSPEDEDCVVSLKFFGPQLSFCRPGGKPEWTNIRIANPCFYSSPVVFSKKHGMFRILASGGYLIGSWDACTDKKNKPKFQRLRFRNVPKLSKTKRELLSSCCTSEHLVESGTTGETFLVKLYRRPRASGSEKMQTKALMVFKIDDEGNAVYTQDIGDLCIFISKSEPFCVPASSFPGMPSNRVAFLDFDENVYISVPYSNIIGGNCPYLAPYHIPPQNIV; from the coding sequence ATGGGCTTGGGCTTGAAGATTGCTTCATTCAGAGTCTTGGGCCTGTCCGTACTGAGGTTGCTAATAGTCGGGGCATCTAATGGGTGGGTAGCTACTTTGAAGGACGGCGGCATAGTGCGTCTCCAAGATGATCTAAACCCTTTTGCATCTGATACAAACCCTAAACGCATTCCCCTGCCTCCTCTTGTCACTCTTCCTCGCTGCCAAACCCAAATGGTCACCAACATGGCCATGTCCTCGTCTTCTCCCGAGGACGAGGACTGTGTTGTCTCTCTTAAGTTCTTTGGACCTCAGCTGAGCTTTTGCAGACCAGGAGGTAAACCCGAGTGGACCAACATCAGAATCGCAAACCCCTGCTTCTACTCATCCCCTGTCGTGTTTTCCAAGAAACACGGCATGTTTCGCATTCTCGCGTCTGGTGGATACCTTATTGGATCGTGGGATGCCTGCACAGACAAGAAGAACAAACCCAAGTTCCAGAGGTTGCGGTTTCGAAACGTTCCCAAGCTGAGCAAGACCAAACGTGAGCTTTTGAGTTCGTGTTGCACGAGCGAGCACTTGGTGGAGTCAGGAACCACCGGTGAAACTTTCTTGGTTAAGCTGTACAGGAGGCCAAGGGCTAGCGGTTCAGAGAAAATGCAAACCAAAGCCTTGATGGTGTTCAAGATTGACGATGAAGGTAACGCAGTTTACACTCAAGACATTGGAGATCTCTGCATTTTCATCTCAAAGTCTGAACCTTTCTGTGTTCCTGCTAGCTCATTCCCTGGCATGCCCTCTAACCGGGTCGCCTTCTTGGATTTTGACGAGAACGTCTATATTAGTGTGCCCTATTCCAACATCATTGGTGGCAATTGTCCTTACCTAGCCCCTTACCATATTCCACCTCAAAATATTGTCTAA